The genomic stretch CGGTGTAGCTGGAACGCTCGATGATTTTTATCCGTCCATCGACAGCCTTTGCCGCCGCCTCGATCGCTTTGGCCAGTTCGATCTTCTGTTCCACCGAGACCACGGCCAGAGAGGGGTCATAGGTCTTCACGTCGGGATACCGATCCGCTTTGCCCGGCAGGCCCCGGAAGCGATCCTCGGCGTTCCAGCGGGCGTTGGCCAGCGCCCTGTCCACAGTCTCCTCTAGCGCCTTTTCCGAAAGGTCGGACGTATAGGAATAACCCATTTTGCCGCCCTGAAAAAGGCGGATGCCGATGCCGCGATCCTCGGCCAGCTTCATCGTTTCCACGATGCCTTTGGAGACATCGATGGAAAGCTCCTTAGCGTCAAGGCCGTAGGCCTCGGACAGGTTCGCGCCCTTCGCCTGCGCCCGTTCGACCATCCGGCGGGCCAGTTCCCGCATCGCAAGGTGGCTCACCGCCACACCTCCTGTTGTCAGTTTGCCCGCGCCGGCAAATCCGCTTGCTATCCCGGCGAAATTACCGGCCCTACACTGTTCATCCTGCAACCGTCCGGCACTATCGGGGTTTTATGGACCTGCGATCCGATAAACCTTGCCGGTTGAGGGCAAAAAAGCCACACCCGCAGAACGGGCATGGCCCAATGTCTATGGGTGTCACAGACGCCGGATCCGGCCGGCGTGGTTGTTCAGCAGGTCAAAGGCAGACAGGCGGCGCAGTCCGCCGCCGACGCCGCCGCCCGCGCCTGTGCCGGCGCCGCCTCTACCGCCTGGCGCCGCCTGCCCGTCCTCTTCATCGCCGCGCTCCGCCGCGCCGGTTCCTCCCACGATCAGGGAGGTGATGCGCAGCGTCGGCTGGGCGTCTGACACCGGCGCACCCTGACCGTCTTTGCCACAGGTGCCGATGGCGTAGCCGAGGTCGTTGCCGACGCGGTCGATCTGCCGCAGCACCTCAGGGCCGTTGCCGGTCAAAGTGGCGCCGCGCACCGCCGCGCCGATCTCGCCGTTTTCGATCAGATAGCCTTCGGCCACATCGAAGACGAAGTCGCCGTTGGTCGTATTCACCTGGCCGCCACCCATCTTCTTGACAAAAAGACCCCGCTTCGTGTCCCTGATGATCTTTTCCGGGATCTCGTCGCCTGAGGCGATGAGGGTATTCGTCATGCGCGGAAGAGGCTTATGCTGGTAAGACTCGCGCCGACCGTTGCCGGTGGAGGGTCGCTTCTCCTTTCCGGCGGTGAAGCGGTCGTGCATAAATCCCTTGAGGATGCCCTTTTCGATCAGGACGTTCTTCTGCCCCGGCGTCCCTTCGTCGTCAAAGCGGAGGGTGCCGTACTTGCCGGCGATGGTGCCGTCATCGACGACCGTCACCAGCGGTGACGCTACCTGCTGTCCTTCCTTGCCGGCGTAGACGGAGAGGCCTTTCTGGGCTAAGTCGGCCTCCAAGCCGTGGCCGCAGGCCTCATGGACCATAGTGCCGCCGGCGGCGCTGGACATGACGACAGGCATCTTGCCCGATGGCGCCGGCTTGGCCGTCAGCATCAAAAGCGCCCGATCGACGGCTGCTTGGGCCAGTGACTCCGGATCGCGCTCCTGAAAGATCTCAAAGCCCTTCGTCCCACCCAGGGCCTCATAGCCTGTCTGGATGACGGCGCCGTCCGCCGCCACAGCGTGGACGACGAAGCGCGTGCGGATCCGCTCATCTTCGATATAATCGCCCTCCGAGTTGGCGATGGTCACCTCCTGGACCACATCGCCGTACCCGACGGTCACCTGTTTGATCCGGTCGTCGATGTTGCGGGCATGGCGATTGGCCCGCAGCACCTGTTCCACCTTGTCCTCAAGGGCCACCTCGTCGGGACGCGATTCAATGACCATCTGCACCGGCGACGACCGCTTCGTCAGGTCGATGGGACGAGAGGCTGCGCCGCCGCGAGCGGCGTGGCTGGCCACCTGGGCCGCATGGCCCAGTCCCTCTAGACTGAGGTCGTTCGTGTAGGCATAGGCCGTCGACTCCCCGG from Heliomicrobium modesticaldum Ice1 encodes the following:
- a CDS encoding TldD/PmbA family protein, which produces MLHRPAVDDLRDVLQIALRQGADFADIFIEKKSVNGIGCDDNKIERIHSGIDIGAGIRVIAGESTAYAYTNDLSLEGLGHAAQVASHAARGGAASRPIDLTKRSSPVQMVIESRPDEVALEDKVEQVLRANRHARNIDDRIKQVTVGYGDVVQEVTIANSEGDYIEDERIRTRFVVHAVAADGAVIQTGYEALGGTKGFEIFQERDPESLAQAAVDRALLMLTAKPAPSGKMPVVMSSAAGGTMVHEACGHGLEADLAQKGLSVYAGKEGQQVASPLVTVVDDGTIAGKYGTLRFDDEGTPGQKNVLIEKGILKGFMHDRFTAGKEKRPSTGNGRRESYQHKPLPRMTNTLIASGDEIPEKIIRDTKRGLFVKKMGGGQVNTTNGDFVFDVAEGYLIENGEIGAAVRGATLTGNGPEVLRQIDRVGNDLGYAIGTCGKDGQGAPVSDAQPTLRITSLIVGGTGAAERGDEEDGQAAPGGRGGAGTGAGGGVGGGLRRLSAFDLLNNHAGRIRRL